In Fluviicola taffensis DSM 16823, the following are encoded in one genomic region:
- a CDS encoding LamG-like jellyroll fold domain-containing protein translates to MKRKLYFIAALASMSLTNSFAQYPTNGLVEYYSFNNTLDAEIGPAEHDFAAGVLSNYTSEIYNGSSHQVYSKVSGDNVLMTNDNISNFPTGNTDFTICFWLKLNENSTASIFNYIGSATPGNGGPNSTGVDMDGIYMSFDNNSLVIGTINTGTFIDASLNYAYNSNWHHITLAHTAGNTSVFLDGVGIGTNPSAVFNIVNHPNATLRIGQSPGQSDYGRFNIDEFLIYNRYLTTTEITTVMNSNSLATNVGIEENDSNNLISTYPNPTSGILNIEVKDATNLTYSLYSSDNREVLSGELNASQNTINIQDLAAGTYFLRTTINGTVVTKKISKQ, encoded by the coding sequence ATGAAAAGAAAACTTTACTTTATCGCGGCGCTTGCGTCTATGAGCTTAACAAACAGTTTTGCACAGTATCCAACCAATGGTTTGGTTGAATACTACAGTTTCAACAATACATTGGACGCAGAAATTGGTCCAGCAGAGCATGATTTTGCCGCAGGCGTACTATCCAATTACACAAGTGAAATCTACAACGGTTCGAGTCATCAAGTTTACTCAAAAGTGAGCGGTGACAACGTATTAATGACCAATGACAATATCTCAAATTTTCCTACAGGTAATACTGATTTTACCATTTGTTTTTGGTTGAAGTTAAATGAAAACTCTACTGCAAGTATTTTCAACTATATAGGTAGTGCTACACCAGGAAACGGTGGGCCAAATTCAACAGGTGTTGATATGGATGGGATTTACATGTCTTTTGACAATAATTCACTCGTTATTGGGACTATAAATACAGGAACATTTATTGATGCATCTTTGAACTATGCTTATAACAGTAATTGGCATCACATCACCTTAGCGCATACTGCAGGAAACACAAGTGTATTCCTTGACGGAGTAGGCATAGGAACAAACCCATCAGCTGTTTTTAACATCGTCAATCATCCAAATGCAACTCTCAGAATCGGTCAATCACCTGGTCAAAGTGATTATGGTCGTTTTAATATTGATGAGTTTTTAATTTACAATAGATATTTAACTACAACAGAAATTACTACCGTAATGAACAGCAATTCACTTGCTACAAATGTTGGAATAGAAGAGAATGATTCAAATAATTTAATTTCAACTTATCCAAATCCTACATCTGGAATTTTGAATATCGAAGTAAAAGATGCAACGAATTTAACTTATAGTCTTTACAGTTCTGACAATCGCGAGGTATTATCTGGCGAATTGAATGCTAGTCAAAACACCATTAATATTCAAGATTTGGCTGCTGGAACATATTTCTTAAGAACAACTATCAATGGAACAGTGGTAACTAAGAAAATTTCAAAACAATAA
- a CDS encoding LamG-like jellyroll fold domain-containing protein yields the protein MKRKLYLLSAIVLTSVSSTFAQYPTNGLIGYYPFNANIEDASSNNIDMTSPTAPGYFSDRFNAPNSCYESSSGARIPNVQNSANISFSLWVHPLNINDYYPAIFSRALYLFNGSSNIGKVGNYLLYLEPSTLTNQFGVWMECHQGIGGPNSTTYEYFGYPQAIDVAEWSHIAVTIQGTDAKMYINGTLTASMTLATSMVAVTANDPNTGVDQINDLVLGKSKQIEVNSGSYSDYLNFSGFIDDIFIYDRALSAAEVTTLYTLPQNPTPVGTASINEQTANLVNVYPNPTADFMQVELTAENESAYSIYSADNREVMNGTLSTGNNSIDVQTLAARTYFLKTTINGSVVTKKITKQ from the coding sequence ATGAAAAGAAAACTTTACTTATTGAGTGCAATTGTTTTGACAAGTGTTAGTTCAACATTTGCACAGTATCCAACAAATGGACTTATTGGTTATTATCCATTCAATGCAAATATCGAGGATGCATCGTCAAACAACATTGACATGACGAGCCCAACAGCACCTGGATATTTCTCAGACAGATTCAATGCTCCAAACAGTTGTTATGAAAGCTCTTCAGGCGCAAGAATTCCTAATGTTCAAAATTCAGCAAATATTAGTTTTTCTCTTTGGGTACATCCTTTAAATATTAATGATTATTACCCAGCAATTTTTTCACGCGCTCTTTATCTTTTCAATGGATCAAGTAATATTGGAAAAGTGGGGAATTATTTGTTGTATTTAGAACCTTCAACGCTTACTAATCAATTTGGCGTATGGATGGAATGTCATCAAGGAATAGGAGGTCCAAATTCAACAACTTATGAATATTTTGGATATCCTCAAGCAATTGATGTTGCAGAATGGTCACATATTGCTGTTACAATTCAAGGTACAGATGCAAAAATGTACATCAATGGTACACTGACTGCTTCAATGACTTTAGCTACCTCAATGGTTGCAGTAACTGCAAATGATCCAAACACAGGAGTTGATCAAATCAATGACTTGGTTTTAGGAAAATCAAAACAAATTGAGGTGAATTCTGGATCATACAGTGATTATCTTAATTTCTCTGGTTTCATTGACGATATCTTCATCTATGATCGCGCATTGTCTGCTGCAGAAGTAACAACATTGTATACTTTACCTCAAAACCCAACACCAGTAGGAACAGCTTCAATAAATGAGCAGACAGCTAACTTGGTTAACGTATATCCAAATCCAACAGCTGACTTTATGCAAGTTGAGTTAACAGCTGAAAACGAAAGTGCGTACAGCATTTACAGCGCAGACAATCGTGAAGTTATGAATGGAACTTTGTCAACTGGTAATAACAGCATTGATGTTCAAACTTTGGCAGCTCGCACTTACTTTTTGAAAACAACAATCAACGGTTCTGTTGTAACAAAGAAAATCACAAAACAATAA
- a CDS encoding LytR/AlgR family response regulator transcription factor, giving the protein MKYIIIEDEPQAVNVVQSYVNKHFPEFTCLADFDKISDAAAFLKQHAVDFVFLDVQLNGELGIDIGKYLSKEELNFEIIFTTAYSGFALEAFSLCAIDYLLKPLKEDRFVEAVSRVLKKGIVTTEQLELLEQMSKVEKIEKIILRNHEGQYPVLLEDVLYLKADNVYTEFHLLNRKRIVVSKPLKEYDSLLSQDHFFKAHRSYIMNTLHIQQINQLEATMKDKTILPISRDKKKDLELFLR; this is encoded by the coding sequence ATGAAATATATCATCATTGAAGATGAACCTCAGGCGGTAAATGTGGTTCAAAGTTATGTGAACAAGCATTTTCCGGAATTTACTTGTCTGGCGGATTTTGATAAAATAAGTGATGCGGCGGCATTTTTGAAACAGCATGCGGTTGATTTTGTGTTTTTGGATGTGCAGCTCAACGGCGAATTGGGCATTGATATCGGAAAATACCTGAGCAAAGAAGAATTGAATTTTGAAATCATTTTCACAACTGCCTACAGTGGTTTTGCTTTGGAGGCCTTTTCGTTATGCGCCATTGATTATTTGTTAAAACCACTCAAGGAAGATCGCTTTGTAGAAGCTGTTTCGAGAGTACTGAAAAAAGGGATTGTTACTACGGAGCAATTGGAATTGTTGGAGCAAATGTCCAAAGTGGAAAAAATCGAAAAAATCATCTTACGCAATCACGAAGGTCAATATCCGGTGCTGTTGGAAGATGTGCTATACCTGAAAGCAGACAATGTATATACCGAATTTCATTTGTTGAACCGAAAGCGGATTGTTGTTTCCAAACCCTTGAAAGAATATGATTCCTTGCTTTCACAAGATCATTTCTTCAAAGCACATCGGTCTTACATCATGAATACCTTGCATATTCAACAGATCAATCAATTAGAAGCAACAATGAAGGATAAAACAATTCTGCCTATTTCAAGGGATAAGAAAAAAGATTTGGAGTTGTTCTTGCGATAA